In Xanthomonas sp. SI, the following are encoded in one genomic region:
- a CDS encoding TPM domain-containing protein, with amino-acid sequence MRLLRHLFAPAARTLFPNASLERIGAAIADGERLHRGQVMFAVESALAPAALLRGMAPRTRAEQAFAQLRTWDTEANNGVLIYLLLADHRIEIVADRGLRGRVDAAQWREVCALIERDMRAGQPEQAVIAGVAAVSALLATHFPAQPGQAEPDELPNMPQLLD; translated from the coding sequence ATGCGTCTGCTACGCCATCTGTTCGCACCGGCGGCGCGCACGCTGTTCCCCAACGCCAGCCTGGAGCGCATCGGCGCGGCGATCGCCGACGGCGAGCGGCTGCATCGCGGCCAGGTGATGTTCGCGGTCGAATCGGCGCTGGCACCGGCGGCGCTGCTGCGCGGCATGGCGCCGCGCACGCGCGCCGAGCAGGCCTTCGCGCAATTGCGCACCTGGGATACCGAGGCCAACAACGGCGTGCTGATCTATCTGCTGTTGGCCGACCATCGGATCGAGATCGTGGCCGATCGCGGCCTGCGCGGGCGCGTCGACGCCGCGCAATGGCGCGAGGTCTGCGCGCTGATCGAGCGCGACATGCGCGCCGGCCAGCCCGAGCAGGCGGTGATCGCCGGGGTGGCGGCGGTATCGGCCTTGCTGGCCACGCATTTCCCCGCGCAGCCGGGCCAGGCCGAGCCCGACGAATTGCCGAACATGCCGCAACTGCTGGATTGA